Proteins co-encoded in one Hymenobacter swuensis DY53 genomic window:
- a CDS encoding LytR/AlgR family response regulator transcription factor, translating to MTVLLLEDEYPAAERLQRLLRQAAPEAQVLAVLDSVAGALHWLDTNPTPHLILSDIQLADGLSLEVFEQTVVRSPVIFTTAYDAYAIRAFKANSVDYLLKPVKLAELTAALTKLHEWRTPATAARPADDTAQRLERLLDALPRPERQHKTRFLVRNGELLLPLAATQAAWFQSRHETTTLCTLDGRRFVVDYTLEQLETLLDPTQFFRLNRQLLAQLPAVQRLHPHFNGKLLVDLHPAPSEEVLVSREKAGAVKNWLEG from the coding sequence ATGACCGTTTTGCTGCTCGAAGATGAATACCCGGCCGCCGAGCGGCTACAACGGCTGCTGCGTCAGGCCGCACCTGAAGCCCAAGTGCTGGCCGTGCTGGACAGCGTGGCCGGGGCTCTGCACTGGCTAGATACCAACCCCACCCCCCACCTGATTCTATCCGATATTCAGCTGGCCGATGGGCTGAGCCTAGAAGTATTTGAGCAGACGGTGGTGCGCAGTCCGGTCATCTTCACCACGGCGTATGATGCCTACGCCATCCGGGCCTTCAAGGCTAATAGCGTGGATTACCTGCTCAAGCCCGTAAAGCTGGCGGAACTGACGGCCGCCCTCACTAAGCTGCACGAATGGCGCACCCCCGCCACAGCCGCCCGGCCCGCCGACGATACGGCCCAGCGCCTGGAGCGCCTCCTGGATGCCCTGCCCCGGCCGGAGCGGCAGCACAAAACCCGGTTTCTGGTACGCAACGGCGAGCTGCTGCTGCCGCTGGCCGCCACCCAGGCCGCCTGGTTCCAGAGCCGCCATGAAACCACCACCCTCTGCACCCTCGACGGCCGCCGCTTCGTGGTGGACTACACCCTGGAACAGCTGGAAACCCTGCTTGACCCCACCCAGTTTTTTCGCCTCAACCGCCAGCTCCTGGCCCAGCTACCCGCCGTGCAGCGCCTGCACCCGCACTTCAACGGTAAGCTATTAGTGGACTTGCACCCTGCCCCCAGCGAGGAAGTACTGGTTAGTCGGGAAAAGGCAGGGGCGGTGAAGAACTGGCTGGAAGGGTAA
- a CDS encoding LytR/AlgR family response regulator transcription factor, with translation MTSTTTPLRALIVEDEPLAATRLAGLLKKHPQPVVVVGTAESVAEAVALLQSLQAAPPDVLFLDIHLADGLSFELFERLEIRTPVIFTTAYDKYALRAFKVNSVDYLLKPIDPEELTAALDKLHRRQQQAAPQFDAALLTRMLQQAQPAREYKTRFVVRVGEHLKAIPVEQIAYFASLEKVTLLHTREGRRFVVDYTLEQLEGLLDPLEFFRLNRAYLAHADAIHDIIHYTNSRLQTILKPAAPDNDTVLVSREKVNAFKAWLDR, from the coding sequence ATGACCTCGACTACTACTCCGTTGCGCGCTTTGATTGTGGAAGATGAGCCGCTGGCCGCTACCCGGCTGGCCGGTTTGCTGAAGAAACACCCGCAGCCGGTGGTCGTGGTGGGCACGGCCGAGTCGGTGGCGGAGGCCGTGGCGCTGCTGCAAAGCCTGCAGGCCGCCCCGCCCGACGTGCTGTTTCTGGATATTCACCTGGCCGACGGGCTGAGCTTCGAGTTGTTCGAGCGGCTGGAAATCCGCACGCCCGTCATCTTCACCACCGCCTACGACAAGTACGCCCTGCGCGCCTTCAAGGTCAACAGCGTGGACTACCTGCTCAAGCCCATCGATCCGGAGGAGTTGACGGCGGCCCTGGATAAGCTCCACCGCCGGCAGCAGCAGGCCGCGCCCCAGTTCGATGCGGCACTGCTCACGCGCATGCTGCAGCAGGCCCAGCCCGCGCGGGAGTACAAAACGCGCTTCGTGGTGCGGGTGGGGGAGCACCTGAAGGCCATTCCGGTGGAGCAGATTGCCTACTTCGCCAGTCTGGAAAAGGTCACGCTGCTGCACACCCGCGAGGGCCGCCGCTTCGTGGTAGACTACACGCTGGAACAGCTCGAAGGCCTGCTCGACCCATTGGAGTTCTTCCGTCTCAACCGGGCCTACCTGGCCCACGCCGACGCCATTCACGACATCATCCACTACACTAACTCCCGCCTGCAAACCATCCTCAAGCCCGCCGCCCCCGACAACGACACCGTGCTGGTCAGCCGTGAAAAAGTCAACGCCTTCAAAGCCTGGCTGGATCGGTGA